GAGGCCGGGCGCCGGACCGTGCACGATCCCGCCGGATCCTTCCTGGTCGTCTGCGGGCTGGCCGTCGTGGCTCTGTCCGCGGGGTTCCTTCCGCCGCTGGCGGTTCCCGTCCTCGGGGCCGTCGCGGCGGCGGCCGTCGCCGTCGAGGAGCGGTACCGGCGCCGCTGACGGGCGGCGCCCTCGCACAAGGTCGGCGCCCCGGGCGCCGTACCTCCCTCTGTCATGCCCCTGACCATGCCCCCTGACCACCCTTGCATCCGCACGGAAAGGAAAGGCTGCTCTCCTATGTCTCCCATCCCCCGCAGGTCCCTCCTCAAGGCCGCCGCTGTCGCCGGAGCCGCCGCGCAGTTCAGCTGGGCGCTCGGTTCGACCGCGCAGGCCGCGCCCGCGACCGCCGAGTCCGGCGCCGATCCCGTGACCCTGGACTGGCTGGAGGACGGCGGCCTCGGCGCCGCACCCGGATCCACGGTCGGCGTGCCCTGGCCGAAGGGCACCTACGACGCGAGCCAGACCTTCGCGCTCACGGACGCCACCGGCGCGTCCGTCCCCGTACAGTCGTGGCCGCTCGCCTACTGGCCCGACGGCTCCCTCAAGTGGACCGCGCACGCCGTGAGTTCGGGCTCCGGCAAGCTGACGCTCGCCGCCGGGGCGCCCGCGGCCCCCACCGCGAAGATCACCGTCGACAGCGGCGGCGGGACCATCGACATATCGACCGGGGTCATCACCGCGCGTATCGGCAAGTCCGGCTCCACGCTGGTCAAGTCGGTCAGACGCGGCTCCACCGAGATCGCCAAGAACGGGCGGCTCGTCCTCATCCGCCAGCCCGAGATCGAGGACGAGGACGAGGGCGCCACCAAGTTCGAACGGTTCGACAGCGCCATCAGCAAGGTCGAGGTCGAACAGGACGGCCCCGTCAGGGCAGTTGTCCGCATCGACGGCAAGCACCGCAAGGGCGCCCGCAGTTGGCTCCCCTTCTCGGTCCGCCTCTACTTCTACGCCGGCGCCGACTCCTTCCGCATGGTCCACACCATCACGTACGACGGCACCCAGGAGCCCGGCAAGGCCAGCGGCGACTTCATCCGCGGCATCGGGGTCCGCTTCACCGTGCCGATGCGGGACGCCTCGTACGACCGGCACATCCGGATCGGCGGCGACGGCACCGGACTGCTGCGCGAGGCCGTCAAGGGCATCACCGGGCAGCGGCGCGACCCCGGAGCGACCGTCCAGGCCGCCCAGTTCGCGGGGGAGAAGCTGGCCGACCCGTCGACCTGGGACCAGCGCGTCACCACCCGCCTCCAGTACATCCCCGAGTGGGGCGACTACACCCTGTCCCAGCTCTCCGCCGACGGCTTCACCCTCCGCAAGCGCACCAAGAAGGGACACGGCTGGATCGGCGCCGGCGGGGGCAAGCGCGCCTCCGGGTTCGGCTACGTCGGCGGGGCGAGCGGCGGATTCTCCTTCGGCCTGCGGGACTTCTGGGAGAAGCACCCCGCCCAGCTCGACATCCGCGACGCCCAGACCGACGAGGCCGAGGTCACCCTCTGGCTCTGGTCGCCCGAGGCCCAGCCGATGGACCTGCGCTTCTACCACGACGGCATGGGCCAGGACACGTACGCCGAACAGCTCGAAGGCCTCAACATCACCTACGAGGACTACGAACCCGGCTTCGGCACCCCCTACGGCATCGCCCGTACCTCCGAACTCCTCTTCTGGGCCAACGAGTCGACCCCGACCGCCGAGAAACTCGCCGAACAGGTCGAAGCCGTACGGGTGCTGCCCCAGCTCGCCGCCCCGCCCAGGCAGCTCATCAAGGCCCAGGTCTTCGGCCCGGGGCTGTACTCCGAGCCCGACCGGTCCACCCCCGCCAAGGCCAGGATCGAGGACCACCTCGACTTCCTCTTCACCTACTACAAGGACCAGGTGGAGCAGCGCCGTTGGTACGGCTTCTGGGACTACGGCGACATCATGCACACCTACGACACCTTCCGGCACCAGTGGCGGTACGACGTCGGCGGCTACGCCTGGGACAACTCCGAACTGTCGCCGGACCTCTGGCTCTGGTTCGCGTACCTGCGCTCGGGCCGCGCCGACATCTTCCGGTTCGCCGAGGCGATGACCCGTCACACCGGCGAGGTCGACGTCTACCACCTCGGCCAGTGGGCCGGCCTCGGTACCCGGCACGGCGTGCAGCACTACGCCGACAGCGCCAAGCAGCAGCGCATCGCCAACACCACCTACCGCCGCTACTACTACTTCCTCACCGGTGACGAACGCGTCGGCGACCTCATGCACGCCAACGTCGACAGCGACGAGACCTTCCTCGTCCTCGACCCCATCCGCAAGATCCGCACCGAGCCGTACACGCCCGACAGGCACGCCCTGTCGATCGGCTTCGGCACCGACTGGAGCGGGCTCGTGTCGGCCTGGCTGACCGAGTGGGAGCGCAAGGGCCCCAAGTGGGAGAAGGCCAGGGCGCGCGTCCTGTCCACCATGGAGACCATCGCCGCCCAGCCCAACGGCTTCGTGCAGGGCAGCGGGCTGTACGACCTCGACACCGGGAGGTTCGCCGTCGCGGCGGCGCCCGTCGTCGGTGTCTCGCACCTCTCCGCGGTCTTCGGCCTCAACGAACTCTGCGCCGAACTCATCGACCTCGTCGACATGCCGAAGTTCAACCAGGCCTACTTCGACTACTGCCGCTACTTCAACGCCACCAAGGCCGAGCAGGCGGCCCGCTACGGCTCCAACTTCGGCACCCTGCTGCTGTTCCAGGGCCACTCGCGCCTCGACGCGTACGCCGCTGTCCGGACCGGTGACGAGAAGCTCGCCAAGCGCGCGTGGGACAAGTTCTACAACTCCGACGGCTACAAGGAGTCGGCGCCCTGGAAGACCGAGCCGGTGGCCGGCCCGGTCGCCCTCGTCCCGGGCAGCGAGGCCACCTGGGTGTCCACCAACGACACCGCCCTCTACGGCCTCGCCGCCATCGAGAACCTGGCACTGCTGGGCGACAAGATGCCGTAGTGGACGGCTAGTTCATCTCTCCGAGGACCTCCCGCACCCGCCGGACATCGCGGATCCGCCGCTCGTACGTCGCTCCGAGTGCGAGCAGCAGCAGTCCGGCGAGGGCGGGAGGGACCCAGCGCGGGAGGGCGTCGGTGACCTGGACGAGGTAGGGCGCGAGTTCGTGCAGCGTGTCCAGTATCAGCACCGAACCGCCGAGCACGAGGGGGGCCTGGAGGTGGTGCCGGGCGCCCAACAGGGTGACCAGCAGTGCCGCCAGGCCCAGCAGCAGGGGGCGGGTCCAGTGCGCGTCGCCCCAGGCCGCCACCAGGCTCGGCACGAGGGTGGCGGCCAGGCCGGGACCGTACGCCGTCCAGGAGGACGCCTGCGGGTCGCGGCGCCGGCGCAGGGCGCCGAGCAACAGTGCCGGGACCGTGACCGGAAGCGTGTACGCCTCCGGAGTCTCGACGTCCCAGGCCGCCAGGCGTACCCAGGTGGCCAGCATGAACAGGGCGGCAGCCGCGTAACCCACGGGGCGGCGGTCCGCGCGGATCGCCGTGCCCCCGGCGATCACCGCGCACAGGGCCAGCACCAGGGCCAGCAGCGGCGGGTCGGTGAGCGCGAGCCCGACCGCGAGCAGCCCGCCCGCCGCACCCGCGACCTCGACCGGTACGACGGCCCGGGCGTCGCCCCGGCGTGCGGCCGACAGGGCCGCGGCCGTGGGAACGGCGAGCACGAGCAGCGCGGTGTGCGAGGGCCGCCAGTCCAGGGCGGCGCCGGTCGCGCAGGCGAGTGCGGCGGCGTACCCGAGCGCGGCCGGGGCCGTCACAGGGGCCGGGCGCGGGTGCCACGAGGCCGCCGTGAACAGCGCGGTCAGGGCGGACAGCACGGCGAGGGTCGCCGACTGCGAGGCGAGGGAGAGGAAGGCGAGGCCGAGGGAGCCGGCCAGGGCGAGGACGAGGGCGGTGAGCCGAGGCGGAGTGAGCGGACTGACCGGCGTCACCTCTGAGGGGGAGGGCGTGCCCCGGCGTACGTACACCGTCGCCGTGAGCGCCCCGGCTGTCATGACGCCCTGGGTCAACAGGGCTGCCGTATAGGGGAGTTCGAGTACCGCCGGAAGCGTGAACAGCGTCGCCCACAGCAGGGCCGACGCGCCGCACAGCGCCTGAGGCCGCCGGATGCCGACCCGGACGGTCAGGAGGAGCACGGCAGCGACGGCAGCCAGGGCGACGGGAGCGGTCTCCGTGTGCTGCGGCCAGGGCGTGTCGAGCGTCACCGCGGCACGGGCGTCCGACGGGGCGCCGGTCCAGGCGCGTTCCGCCCAGCCGACCGGCCCGAGCAGCGCCAGAACGACGACGGGCAGTGCCCACAGCACGGCCAGCGCCTGTACGGTCCCCGAGGCCCACCCGAAGCCGTGCCGCACCGTCGCAGGCAGCCGCCCGGCCCGCAGCGTCGCCAACAGGGCGATTCCGAACGCCAGATGGACCGGAACGGTCCACGCCTCCGGCAGCGCCGGGCGCACCGCGCCGCCGAGGGCCGCGACGACGAGCAGCCCCGCGGCCACCGCGAGGCCGAGGGAGTCCTTCCGGCCGGGGCCGTTCTCGTCGGCCCGCCCCTCCGGGATGCCGTCGTGCCAGGCGGCGCCCAGCGCTGTCGCCGCCGCGAGCAGGAGGAGCGCCGCCGCACGGGCGACGGCGCTCGGGCCGGTGGCAGTCCAGGACAGCCAGCCGGCGGCCAGTACGCCCCAGCCGCCCATGCCGTACGCGCCGATCGCCGCGACGACCCGTACGGACCTGTCCGTCACCCGGAGCGCCACAACCGTGTCGAACACAGCAGTGAGCAGCAGTGCGGACGTGACCCCGTAGGGCGCCGCGTCGGCGGCCAGCGCCCAGAGCAGCAGCGGGAGTTGGGCCGAGGCCAGGGCGGCGGGCAGAGGCAGCCGCAGACCGCTGGTGGCGGGCAGCAGGCCGTACCCGGCCCACGCCACCGCCAGTACGGCCGCCGCTGCCGCCGCGTACCCCGCGCCGTCGGTGCCCGTGAGTGCGGCCGCGTGCAGCGCGTAGGCGTCCAGCACCGTCAGCGCGAGCCCGAGGCCCGCCACCGACTCGGCCGTCGAGCGCAGCCCCCGCTTCAGCAGCACCACCGGCGTGGCGAGCGCGGCCAGCGTGACCGCGCCCAGCACCACGGCCCGCCCGGTGATTCCCAGATGACCCCAGCTGACCAGTGTGAACACCATCGCCGCGATGGTGAGCAGCACACCGCCGAGCAGGAGCAGCACGTTCTGGACGCTCGGGACGGACGATTCGGGGCGGGGCGGCGCGACAGGCGTCGGCCGCGTCTGGTTCAGGACCGTGACCAGCCAGGCGCGGCGCGTCAGCAACTGCGTCCGGCGGACGTCCAGTTGCCACAGCTCGGCGTCGATGAGCCGCAGCTCCTCGGCCGGGGGCGGAAATTGCGTCATACCGTCGAGTGTGGTTCGCGTCACTTCGTACGGCATGAGTCCGCGTACTCAGTGCGTACTCAGATGTGTCTCAGATGTGTCTCAGATGTGCGCCGCTGCGCCTGTGTCCGGGGCACACTCCGCTCATGGAATGGACCCACTACCGCTTCCGCAGCCGGTGGCGGCTGCCCGCGGCCCCCGCCGTCGTGTACGACGCCCTTGAACGGGCCGAGGAGTATCCGCGCTGGTGGCGCCAGGTGCGCGAGGTCGACCGCATCGACGACACCAGCGGAGTCATCCGCGTCCGCTCCCTCCTCCCGTACGACCTGACCTTCACCGCACGCGAGGTGCGCCGCGACCCGGCCGCCGGAGTCCTGGAGATCGCCATGACCGGCGACCTCGACGGCTGGGCACGCTGGACCCTCACCGCGGTCGGCGCCGGCACTCTCGCCCGCTACGACCAGGAGGTCGACGTCACCAAGCCGCTGATGCGCCGCCTCGCCGTCCCCGGACGGCCCCTCTTCCGCGCCAACCACGCCCTGATGATGCGCGCGGGACGACGCGGACTGACCGCACACCTTCAAGCGGTTTGAACGAAGCCCGCCCGGACCTGTATTGTTCGGTGCGTTCCCGGGCGATTAGCTCAGTGGGAGAGCGCTTCGTTCACACCGAAGAGGTCACTGGTTCGAACCCAGTATCGCCCACCGGGAGAAGGCCGGTCCGTCATCGACGGACCGGTTTTTTCATGCGCTCGTACATTCGCTCGCACATCCGTTTGTGCATGCGCTTGTGCGGCTGTCGTACGGCTATGCCGCCGCCGGCATCTCCGGGCGCAGTGGCCATGCCGGATCGACCGCCTCCGGTGCACCGCTCTTCGCGAACCACGCCTGTAGGCCGCGCGCCTGCGCCGCGTGCCACACCGCCTGGAGGGTGTGCAGTTCGGCGGGGGAGAGGCGCTCCAGCCGGGTCGCGAAACGGCGCCCGACCGCCCGTACGAGCTCCAGCGAGGCCGTCGCGTCCGCCGCCGCGTCGTGGGCGCCCTCCAGTGTGACGCCGTAGTGCGCGCACAGGTCCGTGAGGGTGCGGCGGCCCTTGCGGTAGCGGTCCAGGTGCTTGTCCAGGACCCGGGGATCCAGCACCAGCAGTGGCTTCGAGTCGAACCAGCGGTCGAGCGACGAGGCGCGATGGCGTCGCAACTCCCGGTCCAGCATGGTCAGATCGAAGGGCGCGTTCATGATGAC
The DNA window shown above is from Streptomyces sp. NBC_01451 and carries:
- a CDS encoding SCO7613 C-terminal domain-containing membrane protein; translated protein: MPYEVTRTTLDGMTQFPPPAEELRLIDAELWQLDVRRTQLLTRRAWLVTVLNQTRPTPVAPPRPESSVPSVQNVLLLLGGVLLTIAAMVFTLVSWGHLGITGRAVVLGAVTLAALATPVVLLKRGLRSTAESVAGLGLALTVLDAYALHAAALTGTDGAGYAAAAAAVLAVAWAGYGLLPATSGLRLPLPAALASAQLPLLLWALAADAAPYGVTSALLLTAVFDTVVALRVTDRSVRVVAAIGAYGMGGWGVLAAGWLSWTATGPSAVARAAALLLLAAATALGAAWHDGIPEGRADENGPGRKDSLGLAVAAGLLVVAALGGAVRPALPEAWTVPVHLAFGIALLATLRAGRLPATVRHGFGWASGTVQALAVLWALPVVVLALLGPVGWAERAWTGAPSDARAAVTLDTPWPQHTETAPVALAAVAAVLLLTVRVGIRRPQALCGASALLWATLFTLPAVLELPYTAALLTQGVMTAGALTATVYVRRGTPSPSEVTPVSPLTPPRLTALVLALAGSLGLAFLSLASQSATLAVLSALTALFTAASWHPRPAPVTAPAALGYAAALACATGAALDWRPSHTALLVLAVPTAAALSAARRGDARAVVPVEVAGAAGGLLAVGLALTDPPLLALVLALCAVIAGGTAIRADRRPVGYAAAALFMLATWVRLAAWDVETPEAYTLPVTVPALLLGALRRRRDPQASSWTAYGPGLAATLVPSLVAAWGDAHWTRPLLLGLAALLVTLLGARHHLQAPLVLGGSVLILDTLHELAPYLVQVTDALPRWVPPALAGLLLLALGATYERRIRDVRRVREVLGEMN
- a CDS encoding SRPBCC family protein; this translates as MEWTHYRFRSRWRLPAAPAVVYDALERAEEYPRWWRQVREVDRIDDTSGVIRVRSLLPYDLTFTAREVRRDPAAGVLEIAMTGDLDGWARWTLTAVGAGTLARYDQEVDVTKPLMRRLAVPGRPLFRANHALMMRAGRRGLTAHLQAV
- a CDS encoding 3'-5' exonuclease, which encodes MTCWYEGPLAAFDTETTGVDVETDRIVSASVVVQEGPAVRPRVSRWLINPGVPVPASATAVHGLTDEHLQRNGRWPAPVLEEIARALAEQAAAGRPLVIMNAPFDLTMLDRELRRHRASSLDRWFDSKPLLVLDPRVLDKHLDRYRKGRRTLTDLCAHYGVTLEGAHDAAADATASLELVRAVGRRFATRLERLSPAELHTLQAVWHAAQARGLQAWFAKSGAPEAVDPAWPLRPEMPAAA
- a CDS encoding exo-rhamnogalacturonan lyase family protein, giving the protein MSPIPRRSLLKAAAVAGAAAQFSWALGSTAQAAPATAESGADPVTLDWLEDGGLGAAPGSTVGVPWPKGTYDASQTFALTDATGASVPVQSWPLAYWPDGSLKWTAHAVSSGSGKLTLAAGAPAAPTAKITVDSGGGTIDISTGVITARIGKSGSTLVKSVRRGSTEIAKNGRLVLIRQPEIEDEDEGATKFERFDSAISKVEVEQDGPVRAVVRIDGKHRKGARSWLPFSVRLYFYAGADSFRMVHTITYDGTQEPGKASGDFIRGIGVRFTVPMRDASYDRHIRIGGDGTGLLREAVKGITGQRRDPGATVQAAQFAGEKLADPSTWDQRVTTRLQYIPEWGDYTLSQLSADGFTLRKRTKKGHGWIGAGGGKRASGFGYVGGASGGFSFGLRDFWEKHPAQLDIRDAQTDEAEVTLWLWSPEAQPMDLRFYHDGMGQDTYAEQLEGLNITYEDYEPGFGTPYGIARTSELLFWANESTPTAEKLAEQVEAVRVLPQLAAPPRQLIKAQVFGPGLYSEPDRSTPAKARIEDHLDFLFTYYKDQVEQRRWYGFWDYGDIMHTYDTFRHQWRYDVGGYAWDNSELSPDLWLWFAYLRSGRADIFRFAEAMTRHTGEVDVYHLGQWAGLGTRHGVQHYADSAKQQRIANTTYRRYYYFLTGDERVGDLMHANVDSDETFLVLDPIRKIRTEPYTPDRHALSIGFGTDWSGLVSAWLTEWERKGPKWEKARARVLSTMETIAAQPNGFVQGSGLYDLDTGRFAVAAAPVVGVSHLSAVFGLNELCAELIDLVDMPKFNQAYFDYCRYFNATKAEQAARYGSNFGTLLLFQGHSRLDAYAAVRTGDEKLAKRAWDKFYNSDGYKESAPWKTEPVAGPVALVPGSEATWVSTNDTALYGLAAIENLALLGDKMP